The Pyrenophora tritici-repentis strain M4 chromosome 10, whole genome shotgun sequence genome contains a region encoding:
- a CDS encoding Glyco-tranf-2-3 multi-domain protein, with amino-acid sequence MALALGALWAWSVCDKAVISYYSREYKTVSLPERRNYSHEDVSIIVPTIDTESTFTECMRLWIKANPREIIIATVERNRARVMQLIAPLQKDADKIIIAIAPLANKRHQLMVGVKAAKGKIFALVDDDVYWRLDTVVPYLLAPFEDAEVGAVAGIQSAEVPPERQDARVLTPWEAIATFDLCQWKGSREVHFAADGGCWCLSARTLFIRASILQDQGFADAYTQEVIGRRVVNTADDVVLTGLIFDRGWKVSIQNASEAEVTTNIPQNHKFVWQVLRWDRGNFRTFLGYIFAYPGYRKLIQRHPYTTFKMVERLVRPIWALAYVSAWLQTYYTAPRIAYTYIAWMAFGWKGWFSTYLAFLKKYPYCARSVWAFLLMDIVGPIVDIYVYFTINNDNWLTRAADTKDIDD; translated from the exons ATGGCATTAGCCTTGGGAGCACTCTG GGCCTGGAGTGTCTGCGATAAAGCCGTCATATCTTATTACTCGAGAGAGTACAAGACTGTGTCCTTACCCGAACGCCGAAACTACAGCCACGAAGATGTGAGCATTATAGTTCCAACAATCGACACAGAGTCCACCTTCACCGAGTGTATGCGCCTTTGGATCAAGGCCAATCCTCGTGAGATCATCATCGCAACCGTGGAGAGGAACCGAGCCCGTGTCATGCAGCTCATCGCGCCTCTCCAGAAGGATGCTGACAAAATTATCATCGCAATTGCACCTCTGGCCAATAAGCGCCACCAGTTGATGGTGGGCGTAAAAGCGGCAAAGGGTAAAATCTTTGCTTTAGTGGACGACGATGTTTACTGGCGACTTGATACTGTTGTCCCCTATCTCTTGGCTCCGTTTGAAGATGCTGAGGTTGGCGCGGTTGCCGGTATACAAAG CGCCGAGGTCCCGCCTGAACGTCAAGATGCACGAGTCCTTACTCCCTGGGAAGCAATTGCAACCTTCGATTTGTGCCAGTGGAAAGGCTCCCGGGAGGTGCACTTCGCTGCGGATGGAGGTTGCTGGTGCTTGTCGGCACGAACACTCTTTATTCGTGCTTCCATCCTCCAAGATCAAGGCTTCGCCGATGCATACACACAGGAGGTCATCGGCCGTAGAGTGGTGAATACCGCCGACGACGTTGTTTTAACAGGCTTGATATTTGACCGCGGTTGGAAGGTATCAATTCAGAATGCCTCTGAAGCCGAAGTTACTACCAACATCCCCCAGAACCACAAGTTTGTGTGGCAGGTCCTTCGTTGGGACAGGGGAAACTTTCGTACTTTCCTAGGGTACATCTTTGCGTACCCTGGCTATCGAAAATTGATTCA GAGACACCCATACACCACTTTCAAGATGGTTGAGCGCTTAGTTCGACCTATCTGGGCTCTTGCATACGTTTCGGCTTGGCTTCAGACGTATTACACAGCACCAAGGATTGC TTACACATATATAGCTTGGATGGCCTTTGGATGGAAAGGATGGTTTTCAACATACCTTGCATTCCTCAAAAAGTACCCATATTGTGCACGTAGTGTGTGGGCGTTCCTGCTTATGGATATTGTTGGTCCAATCGTGGATATATACGTCTACTTCACTATAAACAATGACAATTGGCTGACTAGGGCAGCGGACACCAAGGACATCGATGATTAG
- a CDS encoding Polyketide synthase module protein, translating to MSPTPTPIAIIGIGCRLPGGVSDLDSLWKLLLEGRSGRMKIPKDRWSAEEWFDAYPDAKQSMVTKHGFFLQDDISQFDAKFFGISSMEAHAMDPQQRLLLMMAYEALEDACIPIDKLRGSNTGVFASIFERSYDRMGHKDLSTISNTHMNGTGEAILSNRISYCFDLKGPCMTIDTGCSGSLVALHQACHSLSLGESDLALVGGSQLVMHPDALTIMSGMGMLNPDGKSYAFDSRGEGYGRGEGVAMIVLKRLDRALEDGDRVHAIVANSGTNQDGKTSGLNTPSGDAQATLCSRVYREAGLNPADTSFVEAHGTGTQVGDREEIASIYKVFCESVARTGDLYVGSIKPNVGHLEATSGIAGLLKSILVLKHGQIPPNLDFIKPKPSLKLYERNIKIPTELTKLPTLRNGGPVRVSLNSFGYGGTNCHVILEAPHSESMIHGSNGIKLNSVEANGSHYNGVESNINSINGTTTNGTRLNQGESVKNGLSGTAQALHSGNSFSANTNAATENALSLRARDLHSWIKTHKMTPQTLPSLSYTLGVHRSALPYRKALVVSAIEELAVELGLLGPAKRMVSQAPVTFVFSGQGAQWHAMGLELINLSHVFRQSMSAMEDVLRQQGCQWSLVEELSRPLKQSRVGEAEIAQPATTAIQIALVDLLENFSIRPSRVVGHSSGEIAAAYAAGALSCNSAILLAYHRGVFSAKAKKVADVPGSMMAVSLNEIEAMQHLKKLTRGTAVVACVNSSSSLTLSGDETALDELKEVLDKDDIFARKLRVDTAYHSHHMQCVAEEYQEAIGSIESSNVRDEVTFYSSVTGAIKSTGFGADYWTSNLVSQVKFSQALTMVRDDQIKHNTKGDVSVFVEIGPHSALAGPSRQILMQEGAEKFKFEYLSALLRNVNAAQSTLALVGRLFELGLEVKMAAVLTMTNKRKPEIIRDLRPYPWDLAPFWRESRLSKAHRFRQFPHHDLLGLFDPASTIHEPRWRYFINMDTLPWLRGHMVEGFTIYPGAGYLTMAMEAMKQLVQMRGIEQPIAKFVLRNVTISKAIVLSEPDDTSSGEVEVQLSMSAANQYEGSRWESFRIRSYNVDGSWSIHCSGEITVEHDMTEPDEVEGTRERELRQDEALQFLTASQQSCDAEMTKSEFYNFARLTGNEFSGAFTAIVWARYGKNRGVFEICTPDVAPLMPYRSFRHHIIHPTTLDATQQINAVLFKKFITNAACVPTSIPLLEISASLSTTAGNSLTGAIQIEADGPKASKGEGWVFQKDTNGHLSPVIRLLVNLRAIGDTREEENRPFVQDVVNRLDWNLDADFMTGTSFLQELSSKLGLDENTTHGFEGTKISVDESQKEYLVTDQASSIWFREAVRHVEEDKAGMITPQQVKFFGWMKRWLASDYCRQITSGLTREEETSILKRIELCNTSAQLQLLARVGKALPHIVTGETQPLDVMLEGNLLSRYYESGILVGPYEAAVAYMKILTFKNPRLRVLEIGAGTGGCTKWLFRGLSGQNGAAGLPFEEYTFTDVSSGFFEDARQTFAEWEDIMQFRTLDADQDPLEQGFEPGSYDVVVAANVLHATRKIDVTISRVRKLLKPGGSLLLLEIPPRGAAFGLVAGPLTGWWAPEDDFRVDSPLLFRNQWQDVLARNGFGGIHLAWECMMVAKADPELCNLNREHATHSVVLIGNGVDDHVERTTTEFASRNIDTIAYSWEQAKAQEGSLYVILDIAEERALLDPKPPLFETIKAIVSAKTQVLWVLLHNKGDPAALAYKGLVNAFVRVLRRESGNTSLVTLDIRHPAQNTEQTARTVADVACRRFWPARGDLPSLEPEFACEDGRVLIPRVRADVEFLKWARRGTESGADIETEPAPYQQSDRVLKAEVATPGLLSSLRFVDDHISTALEPCQIEVKAEAHGVNYKDVGIALGQKGPGVHMAGEFAGVVTAVGEDMRHLYELGDRVMGFGAHPYSNLLRVHGYQAHKTPISMSATTAASIPHAYVTAFHCIVEIARLERGQSILIHAASGGVGQAAIQLAQHIGANIFCTVSTATKKKLIMDEYAIPESHVFSSQTGSLKQGIMRLTDDEGVDLVLNSSVGEMLRDSLDCVKTLGTFIELGKSEMQQGPQLSMASFNRSITFNAFDLETLAARNPKRVQRIMGDIVSLIESNTVHPARPISTYSIGQIEDAFRLISSRKHTGKVVLQIEPASTVKCLPAKPLPLHVRKDGTYIAAGGLGDLTSRICVFLASRGAGHIVSLSRRTVDDATKQKYMATVEKHGCKLHILQCDITNDESIKNAVDYCSTLPPVRGVVNGTLVLRDRTFAQMTVEEWKLPLQPKVLGTLNLDKFFASSDLAFFMTLSSVVAVVGKAGQSNYAAGNGFQDAFARAHANHPHTHYVSVNVGAVSVDAHGALKESQQGDMSIGGMKASLRQNSVMDISFDEFLANIEYAINSLIRGHDIHQTIQGVTHQSMVDANDEHLLENPIFSQLSSQKKKITSDTQNEKIDLKKSLGCVKTMEEAEQLIQAATLNKFAVFLDRPIDQIRVDQSLATIGLDSLVSIELKNWMVRTFQVNLQTSELGGAGSIQALAVTVASRSKLIPDDIRPPRQQEATTLVEKEEIPMNVHSRQNHSFYCCRASKELPRHPLVNLDEAVNDLLSSIGHFSHTREEHAELTRKAHALAVPGSLGRKLYNQLRAKADDPSVESWIAGPLLKALHLKRRYPLVPFSSFLGTHFDSAAPHSQSQRAAALTRALCEFKRDLDYRRLKPDFLGERPNCGHSLTWLFNALREPNVGCDKMMRYAGKEHVAVLRRGHLFKVSLLDGDSIVSYQKLEATYQKIIDLSLDEKHWTGILTTDNRDSWATNRQKLISMDPKNATYIGVLEESIFVMCLDDDSPVTREERVRSGYLGDSFNRWHDKTLQLIVTANGRSGTIFEHSMIDFMTTSQISQRLQGAIDTLDPQEDNLEQNGEAAVDLASLKEIPLGTMPTNIEAHISTLRDKYAAVTGAKIYTPHLIPSFGKALLLAHSVPIKATVDLTIQLASRLYFGYLPASWETVSTAHFHLGRPEIVQVVLKSVVDFCDAALDPAVPRFEACAKLLKAARECNAQIVKGGEGRNYFRLMDVLEVMSQEVQDEDSNETVPELFSDPVWKRSYPRLIMQTMIENKLAQDPGYTMEDPENVWMNYTVNEDSLEVCFVSPRSGAERFRAALDRATGIVKTIIQHKESR from the exons ATGTCCCCAACACCAACTCCCATTGCCATCATTGGCATCGGATGCCGGCTCCCTGGTGGGGTCAGCGACCTAGATAGCCTATGGAAACTCTTGTTGGAGGGCCGTAGCGGCCGTATGAAAATTCCTAAGGACCGTTGGTCTGCCGAGGAATGGTTTGACGCATACCCAGACGCCAAACAGTCCATGGTCACGAAGCACGGGTTTTTCCTTCAAGATGATATCTCACAGTTCGATGCAAAGTTCTTCGGTATTTCCAGCATGGAGGCACACGCCATGGATCCACAGCAGCGCCTGTTACTGATGATGGCGTACGAGGCATTGGAAGATGCCTGTATTCCCATAGACAAATTACGAGGATCGAACACTGGTGTCTTTGCGAGCATATTTGAGAGAAGCTACGACAGGATGGGACACAAAGACCTGTCAACAATTAGCAACACGCATATGAATGGAACAGGAGAAGCCA TTCTCTCGAACAGGATCTCGTACTGTTTTGACCTGAAAGGACCATGCATGACTATTGACACTGGCTGC TCCGGCAGCCTGGTAGCCCTTCATCAAGCATGCCACAGTCTCAGTCTCGGCGAGTCAGACCTCGCTCTGGTTGGTGGCTCGCAGCTTGTCATGCACCCCGATGCTCTTACCATTA TGAGCGGCATGGGCATGCTCAACCCCGATGGTAAATCTTATGCATTCGACTCGCGAGGCGAAGGCTATGGACGCGGCGAGGGCGTAGCCATGATTGTCCTCAAGCGCTTGGACCGCGCACTCGAGGATGG GGACAGAGTACATGCCATTGTTGCCAACTCTGGTACAAACCAAGATGGAAAAACTTCCGGCCTCAACACCCCTAGTGGCGATGCCCAGGCTACTTTGTGCTCACGCGTTTACCGAGAGGCTGGATTGAATCCTGCGGATACATCATTCGTCGAGGCCCATGGCACC GGCACTCAAGTAGGCGATCGAGAAGAGATTGCTTCCATATATAAGGTCTTCTGCGAGAGTGTTGCTAGGACAGGCGACCTTTACGTGGGCTCGATCAAACCGAATGTGGGGCACCTTGAGGCAACCTCTGGTATTGCAGGACTGCTAAAGTCCATTCTCGTGCTGAAGCATGGCCAAATCCCACCAAACTTGGATTTTATTAAGCCAAAGCCATCGTTGAAGCTCTACGAGAGAAACATCAAA ATTCCGACTGAACTTACGAAGCTCCCGACGTTGCGTAACGGGGGACCAGTACGAGTGTCTCTCAACTCATTTGGTTACGGAGGAACTAATTGCCATGTTATTCTTGAGGCTCCCCACTCTGAGAGTATGATCCATGGATCCAATGGTATCAAACTTAACAGCGTTGAAGCAAACGGTTCTCATTATAACGGTGTCGAATCGAATATCAACAGTATCAATGGTACAACGACCAATGGAACCAGACTGAATCAGGGAGAGAGTGTTAAAAATGGGCTTTCGGGTACAGCTCAGGCTTTGCATTCTGGCAATTCCTTCTCGGCGAACACAAA TGCAGCGACAGAAAATGCGTTGTCATTGCGGGCCCGGGACCTTCACTCGTGGATTAAGACTCACAAGATGACACCGCAAACTTTGCCCAGCCTATCTTACACACTCGGAGTGCACAGATCGGCTCTTCCATACAGGAAAGCTCTTGTCGTATCGGCAATAGAGGAACTCGCGGTTGAACTCGGATTACTGGGGCCTGCAAAGCGAATGGTATCGCAGGCACCCGTTACGTTCGTCTTCTCCGGGCAAGGTGCCCAGTGGCATGCAATGGGTCTTGAGCTTATCAATCTTTCGCACGTATTTCGACAATCGATGTCGGCTATGGAAGATGTATTGCGCCAGCAAGGTTGCCAGTGGAGTCTCGTGGAGGAGCTGTCAAGGCCTCTTAAGCAATCCCGAGTCGGCGAGGCTGAGATAGCACAGCCTGCAACGACCGCTATCCAAATTGCGCTTGTGGATCTGCTCGAAAACTTCTCTATACGACCAAGTCGAGTCGTAGGTCACAGCTCCGGTGAAATTGCTGCCGCTTACGCGGCTGGCGCCTTGAGTTGCAACAGCGCCATTCTCTT AGCGTACCATCGGGGAGTATTTTCTGCCAAAGCTAAAAAGGTAGCTGATGTTCCTGGCTCTATGATGGCGGTCAGCCTAAATGAGATTGAAGCGATGCAACACCTAAAGAAACTTACCCGCGGGACGGCCGTTGTAGCGTGTGTGAACAGCTCGTCAAGTTTGACACTGTCGGGAGACGAAACTGCGCTTGACGAGCTGAAAGAAGTACTCGATAAAGATGATATATTCGCCCGGAAGCTAAGAGTTGACACGGCCTATCATTCGCACCACATGCAATGTGTTGCCGAAGAATACCAAGAAGCTATCGGCAGTATTGAGTCCTCCAATGTGAGAGATGAAGTAACCTTCTACTCTAGCGTCACCGGTGCCATCAAGTCAACTGGCTTCGGGGCTGACTACTGGACTTCTAACCTGGTGTCGCAAGTCAAGTTTAGCCAAGCATTGACGATGGTACGAGATGACCAAATAAAGCACAATACCAAAGGGGACGTCAGTGTATTTGTTGAAATTGGTCCGCACTCAGCCCTTGCAGGTCCTTCTCGCCAGATCCTCATGCAGGAAGGTGCTGAGAAATTCAAGTTCGAGTACCTTTCTGCTCTACTGCGCAACGTGAATGCTGCACAGTCTACTCTGGCGCTCGTTGGCAGATTGTTCGAGCTCGGTCTCGAGGTCAAAATGGCCGCGGTACTCACAATGACTAACAAGAGAAAACCAGAGATCATCAGAGACTTGAGACCATATCCCTGGGACCTCGCGCCGTTCTGGCGCGAGTCTAGGCTAAGTAAGGCCCACCGCTTCCGCCAATTCCCACATCACGACCTCCTCGGCCTCTTCGACCCGGCCAGCACGATTCATGAGCCGCGCTGGAGATATTTCATCAACATGGACACCCTGCCATGGCTCAGGGGCCATATGGTTGAGGGGTTTACAATCTATCCTGGTGCGGGCTACCTGACAATGGCCATGGAGGCAATGAAGCAGCTTGTGCAGATGAGAGGCATTGAACAGCCGATCGCAAAGTTTGTGCTTCGTAACGTCACAATATCAAAGGCTATAGTGCTTAGCGAACCGGATGATACAAGCTCTGGCGAGGTGGAAGTACAACTGAGCATGTCAGCCGCAAATCAGTATGAGGGTAGCCGTTGGGAATCGTTCCGGATCAGGTCTTACAACGTAGATGGGTCTTGGAGCATACACTGCTCCGGCGAAATCACAGTAGAACACGATATGACCGAACCTGACGAGGTCGAGGGAACAAGAGAAAGGGAATTACGCCAAGATGAGGCCTTGCAATTTCTCACAGCTTCACAGCAAAGCTGTGACGCGGAAATGACCAAGTCCGAGTTCTACAACTTTGCTCGACTGACAGGAAATGAATTCAGCGGTGCATTCACCGCAATCGTTTGGGCCAGATACGGCAAAAACCGTGGCGTGTTCGAAATATGCACCCCAGACGTTGCTCCTTTGATGCCGTACCGTTCCTTCAGGCATCATATCATCCATCCAACTACTTTGGACGCCACTCAGCAGATTAACGCAGTTTTGTTCAAGAAATTTATCACCAATGCTGCGTGTGTTCCGACCAGCATCCCGTTACTGGAGATTAGTGCCAGTCTCTCCACCACGGCAGGAAACAGCCTTACTGGCGCCATACAGATTGAAGCTGATGGTCCCAAAGCGTCCAAGGGGGAGGGTTGGGTGTTTCAGAAAGACACGAATGGCCATCTTAGCCCGGTAATTCGACTTCTTGTCAATCTAAGAGCCATTGGCGACACGCGAGAGGAAGAGAACCGGCCTTTCGTCCAGGACGTCGTGAATAGACTTGATTGGAACCTTGACGCCGACTTTATGACAGGAACTTCATTCCTGCAAGAGCTCTCATCTAAACTAGGGTTGGATGAAAATACAACCCATGGTTTTGAAGGAACCAAGATATCGGTTGATGAGTCTCAGAAGGAATACCTTGTTACGGACCAGGCCTCGTCCATCTGGTTTAGAGAAGCCGTGCGCCATGTCGAGGAAGATAAAGCTGGAATGATTACGCCTCAGCAAGTCAAATTCTTTGGCTGGATGAAGAGGTGGTTAGCCTCTGATTATTGTCGTCAGATCACATCGGGCCTGACTCGGGAAGAAGAAACAAGTATTCTGAAAAGGATTGAATTATGCAACACATCAGCACAGTTACAACTCCTCGCCCGCGTTGGCAAAGCCCTTCCTCACATTGTGACTGGCGAAACTCAGCCCTTAGACGTCATGCTGGAGGGCAATCTCCTGTCGAGATATTACGAGAGTGGTATTCTTGTCGGCCCCTATGAAGCAGCAGTGGCATACATGAAGATTCTTACTTTCAAGAACCCGCGCCTCCGAGTCCTCGAGATCGGTGCAGGGACGGGAGGTTGCACCAAATGGCTCTTCCGTGGGCTCTCCGGCCAGAATGGCGCTGCGGGCCTTCCATTTGAAGAGTACACCTTTACCGATGTATCCAGTGGATTCTTCGAGGATGCGCGCCAGACGTTTGCCGAATGGGAGGACATAATGCAGTTCCGAACGCTGGATGCGGACCAAGACCCTCTCGAGCAGGGCTTCGAGCCTGGGTCCTACGACGTCGTGGTGGCGGCTAACGTACTACATGCAACGAGAAAGATAGACGTGACGATTAGCCGCGTTCGTAAGCTGCTTAAGCCGGGAGGCAGTCTACTCCTACTTGAGATCCCGCCGAGAGGCGCGGCCTTTGGTCTCGTGGCTGGCCCACTTACCGGTTGGTGGGCCCCCGAAGACGATTTTCGAGTTGACAGTCCTTTGCTATTCCGCAACCAATGGCAAGATGTTTTGGCAAGGAACGGCTTCGGAGGAATCCACCTGGCATGGGAATGTATGATGGTTGCCAAAGCCGACCCCGAGCTATGCAACCTCAACAGGGAACACGCCACGCATAGCGTCGTTCTGATTGGAAACGGGGTTGACGACCATGTAGAAAGAACTACCACGGAATTTGCCTCACGCAACATCGATACCATAGCGTACTCGTGGGAGCAAGCTAAAGCCCAGGAAGGCAGCCTCTATGTCATCTTGGACATTGCAGAAGAACGAGCCCTTCTTGATCCGAAGCCCCCGCTGTTTGAGACAATCAAGGCGATCGTCAGCGCAAAGACTCAAGTCCTATGGGTGCTTCTCCATAATAAAGGCGATCCCGCAGCCTTAGCCTACAAGGGGCTAGTTAATGCGTTTGTCCGCGTTCTGCGACGGGAGAGCGGCAACACTAGCCTAGTGACCCTTGACATCCGCCACCCCGCTCAAAATACAGAGCAGACGGCCCGTACCGTTGCTGACGTGGCATGCAGGCGCTTCTGGCCGGCCCGAGGGGACCTACCCTCTCTGGAGCCCGAGTTTGCCTGCGAGGACGGCCGTGTTCTGATCCCTCGTGTCAGGGCAGACGTCGAATTTTTGAAATGGGCGCGGCGCGGGACTGAATCGGGGGCTGACATTGAGACAGAGCCTGCTCCTTACCAACAGAGTGACCGAGTTTTGAAGGCTGAGGTCGCAACACCGGGTCTATTGAGCTCACTGCGCTTCGTCGACGATCACATATCAACGGCTCTGGAGCCATGCCAAATCGAGGTCAAGGCCGAGGCGCACGGCGTGAATTACAAGGACGTCGGCATCGCGCTTGGCCAGAAAGGTCCTGGCGTCCATATGGCGGGCGAGTTTGCAGGCGTTGTCACGGCGGTGGGCGAAGACATGCGACATCTATATGAGCTAGGCGATCGAGTCATGGGTTTCGGTGCACATCCGTACAGCAATCTACTGCGTGTTCATGGATATCAGGCCCACAAGACGCCCATATCCATGTCCGCGACGACTGCGGCATCCATTCCACATGCATACGTGACAGCCTTTCACTGCATCGTGGAGATCGCCCGCCTCGAGCGAGGCCAGTCAATCTTGATCCATGCTGCGTCCGGAGGCGTCGGGCAAGCGGCCATTCAGCTCGCCCAGCATATTGGTGCCAACATTTTTTGCACAGTTAGCACGGCTACCAAAAAAAAGCTGATAATGGACGAGTACGCCATCCCGGAAAGTCATGTCTTCTCTAGCCAAACGGGTTCGCTTAAGCAGGGCATTATGCGACTGACAGATGATGAAGGAGTGGATCTAGTGCTCAATTCATCTGTAGGAGAGATGCTGAGAGACAGCCTCGACTGCGTCAAGACACTGGGAACATTCATTGAACTGGGTAAGAGTGAGATGCAACAAGGACCCCAGCTGAGCATGGCTTCATTCAATAGGTCGATAACCTTCAACGCCTTCGATCTGGAAACACTCGCCGCTCGAAACCCCAAACGCGTCCAGCGCATTATGGGAGATATCGTTAGCCTCATCGAATCCAACACGGTGCATCCTGCCCGCCCTATAAGCACTTACTCCATAGGTCAGATTGAGGATGCATTTCGCTTAATAAGCTCGAGGAAGCACACGGGTAAAGTTGTTCTCCAGATCGAGCCTGCCTCAACGGTCAAGTGTCTCCCAGCCAAGCCCCTACCGCTGCATGTACGCAAAGACGGTACCTACATTGCGGCCGGTGGTCTCGGCGATTTGACCTCGCGAATCTGTGTGTTCCTGGCCTCTCGAGGCGCCGGACACATCGTGTCTCTATCACGGCGCACCGTCGATGATGCGACCAAACAGAAGTACATGGCTACGGTTGAAAAACATGGTTGCAAACTTCATATCCTCCAATGCGATATTACAAACGATGAAAGCATAAAAAATGCTGTGGACTACTGTTCTACGTTGCCCCCTGTTAGAGGTGTAGTCAACGGTACATTAGTGCTTAGA GACCGAACATTCGCCCAGATGACCGTTGAAGAGTGGAAGTTACCACTCCAACCTAAAGTTTTGGGGACTCTCAATCTCGACAAATTCTTTGCATCATCTGATTTGGCGTTCTTCATGACCCTCTCCTCggtcgtcgccgtcgttggtAAAGCTGGTCAGTCCAACTACGCTGCCGGAAATGGCTTCCAAGACGCTTTCGCGCGTGCACATGCCAACCACCCTCATACGCACTACGTCTCGGTAAACGTCGGTGCCGTGTCTGTAGACGCACATGGCGCCCTTAAAGAGTCACAGCAAGGCGATATGTCCATCGGTGGCATGAAGGCCTCCCTCAGGCAAAACAGTGTGATGGACATTTCATTTGACGAATTTCTCGCTAATATCGAGTATGCCATCAACAGTCTCATTCGGGGCCACGACATACACCAAACTATTCAGGGTGTCACGCACCAGTCCATGGTGGACGCCAACGATGAGCACCTTCTTGAGAATCCCATCTTCAGCCAGCTATCTTCCCAGAAAAAGAAAATTACGAGCGACACTCAAAACGAGAAGATCGATTTGAAGAAGTCTCTAGGTTGCGTGAAGACGATGGAAGAGGCTGAGCAGCTCATCCAAGCTGCCACACTGAACAAGTTTGCCGTCTTCCTTGACCGGCCGATTGACCAAATCAGGGTCGATCAATCGCTTGCAACTATTGGTCTTGACTCTCTCGTTAGTATCGAGTTGAAGAACTGGATGGTACGCACTTTCCAAGTCAATCTCCAGACATCGGAGCTGGGCGGTGCTGGCAGCATTCAGGCGCTGGCGGTGACGGTCGCCTCACGATCGAAGCTGATCCCAGATGACATCCGCCCACCACGGCAGCAGGAAGCCACCACCCTggtagagaaagaagaaatCCCAATGAATGTTCATTCAAGACAGAATCATAGCTTCTACTGCTGCAGGGCGAGCAAGGAGCTACCTAGGCACCCGCTTGTCAACCTAGACGAGGCAGTCAACGACCTCCTCAGCAGCATTGGGCACTTCTCCCACACTCGGGAAGAACATGCGGAGCTCACCCGCAAAGCACACGCCCTCGCTGTACCGGGCAGTCTTGGCCGCAAGCTTTACAACCAGTTGCGCGCAAAGGCTGACGATCCAAGCGTGGAGAGTTGGATTGCTGGTCCCCTCCTAAAGGCACTACACCTCAAGCGAAGGTATCCTTTAGTGCCATTTAGCAGCTTTCTCGGAACACACTTTGACAGCGCCGCTCCCCACTCCCAGTCCCAGCGAGCGGCCGCACTTACCAGGGCTCTTTGCGAATTCAAGCGTGATCTGGACTATAGGAGGCTAAAGCCCGATTTTCTGGGCGAGAGGCCAAACTGCGGCCACTCTCTGACTTGGCTTTTCAATGCCCTAAGAGAGCCAAATGTGGGTTGTGACAAGATGATGAGGTATGCAGGTAAAGAACACGTCGCAGTGTTGCGGAGAGGGCATTTGTTCAAGGTATCTCTACTTGACGGAGACAGCATCGTCTCGTATCAGAAGCTGGAAGCAACGTACCAAAAGATAATTGACCTCAGCCTTGACGAAAAGCACTGGACAGGCATACTGACGACAGATAACCGGGACAGCTGGGCTACT AACCGACAGAAGCTCATCTCAATGGACCCGAAGAACGCCACGTATATCGGAGTATTGGAGGAATCCATCTTTGTAATGTGTCTAGATGATGACAGCCCTGTCACACGTGAAGAGCGGGTCCGGTCCGGATATCTTGGTGACTCATTCAATCGTTGGCATGACAAGACTCTCCAACTTATCGTCACCGCCAATGGCCGCTCCGGTACCATTTTCGAGCATTCCATGATCGACTTCATGACCACCTCGCAGATCTCGCAAAGATTACAGGGCGCCATCGATACCCTAGACCCCCAGGAGGACAACCTCGAGCAAAATGGCGAAGCTGCCGTAGATCTCGCGAGCCTAAAAGAGATCCCCTTGGGGACGATGCCCACTAACATCGAGGCTCATATAAGCACGCTGCGTGACAAATACGCAGCAGTTACTGGGGCGAAGATCTACACCCCACACCTCATCCCTTCATTTGGAAAAGCACTACTTCTCGCTCACTCAGTGCCCATCAAAGCCACGGTAGATTTGACGATTCAGCTCGCCAGTCGTTTGTATTTCGGCTACTTGCCGGCGAGTTGGGAGACAGTCTCGACAGCGCACTTCCACTTGGGTCGGCCCGAGATCGTGCAGGTGGTACTGAAGTCCGTTGTAGACTTCTGTGACGCCGCGCTCGACCCTGCAGTGCCTCGCTTCGAGGCGTGCGCAAAGTTACTAAAAGCGGCACGCGAATGCAACGCCCAGATCGTCAAGGGCGGCGAGGGCCGCAACTATTTCCGATTGATGGACGTGCTCGAGGTCATGAGCCAGGAAGTGCAAGACGAGGACAGCAACGAAACCGTCCCCGAGTTGTTCTCGGACCCTGTATGGAAGAGGAGCTACCCGCGCTTGATCATGCAGACTATGATAGAGAACAAATTGGCCCAGGATCCTGGTTATACCATGGAGGATCCGGAGAATGTGTGGATGAATTACACCGTGAACGAAGATTC TCTAGAGGTGTGTTTTGTCAGTCCTCGATCGGGTGCTGAGCGCTTCAGAGCTGCGCTAGATCGAGCTACAGGTATCGTTAAGACTATTATCCAGCATAAGGAGTCGCGATAG